In the Enterococcus rotai genome, TTGTTTGCTAAATGCTTATACATTCGCAGTTGCGTCTTTTTAGACATCTCACCTGAAAGAACGGCTTCTTTTTCTGAAAGAAAATAATCATATAAAGTCCATAAGCTTTGATCATCACAGATTACTTTTTCACCAGAATTAAAAATGGTATTTTTTTCTACTGTATATCCATATTGCTCGTTCATAATATGACTAAACGGTTGGTTACTCTCTTCAATTGTCTGTACGAATTCAGTTGGAACCTTTATAAAACTTAGTGTGATTTCTCCCGAATCAGAAACAGGAAATTTTTCTAATAATTCTGGAACAGAAATAGGTACTTTAGTTTCTTTCATTGTTTCATTTGTTTTAGTTATAAAAACGGTGCTTTGATCAATTGATTCTATTAAGTTACTTGTAAAGTACTTACTACTGTCAGGACGTATTGTTTCAAGCATACTATGCGCATAATAAGACTGATTTAAAAATTCATCCAAGGTTGTTTCTAACTCTGATGGTTTTATAACTAGTGTTTCTTCCAACTTATCTTGAATTTCTTTTAAACCATTATGCGTGGCTAGAATGGGCTCATTTTTTTCCGTGTAATCAAACTCGAAAAAACGATCAGCCATCAACCAATTGAATTTTTTAAGTTTCATATTTCGCTTAAAAATATGGTATAGTGTTCGTTCATAACACGGATAAATCAAACTTTCAACCTGTTCCCTATCAGTCATTTGATATTCTTTTTCCATAGTAGTCTCCTATTCATATCTCTTGGTTATCTTGATGTCTATATTGATTACACATGCAATTTTTCCTCTGCTGAACTGCAATTTTTTGAATCTGATTATTTTCAAGATTAATGTAAATTAATTCAGTATTCATTTTTTGCCCTGTCAAGATCTTTATAGCCTCTGAAGCTTGCCATGACCCTACAACACCAGCTGTACACCCTATGATGGGGACTTTTTTTTGAGTTGTTTTCTGGTCTTTTGGAAAAAGGCATTCGTAGCAAGGCGTGTTTGCTTTGTTAGGGTCGACATATAAAAGGTATCCTGTCATTGATTCTACAGCCCCAAAAACAATTGGAATGTGATATTTAAGTGAAAACTTATTTAGTAATACTCGTGTTTCAACATTATCAACGGCATCGATTATTAAATCTGGCTTGCCAATAACTTCTAATATATTTTCTTTTGTTAATCTGACCTGATTACTTAAAATCTTTGTAGTTGAATTAAGTTTATTCAACGATTTTTCTGCTGAAAGAGCTTTAGCTTCCCCCAGCCTATGTTCATTGTGTATGATTTGTCTATTTAAATTTGAGACTTCTAAAATATCATCATCTATAATACAGATATTGCCAATGCCCGCAGCGGTTAAGTACAATAGTATGGGTGAACCTAGCCCTCCGGCACCTATCACAGCAACCGAACTCTCCTTTAAGCTTTTTTGCCCTGTTTCACCTATTTGGGACATTAATAACTGACGCTCATATCGCATAAATACAACTCCCTATAACTCTTTTATAGTCAAAAAAGATTATGTTTGAGACGATGTTTATCTATCCACCAGATAGCTGAAGCAAAACAATAACTTCTGAATCTTCTGACAATTCTTTTGAAAAAATTTGATTTTTTTCAACTACATTCTCATTTACTACAAATACTGTATTCCATTTCAGCTCTTCTTGTTGATCAAAAAATGCTTTTTTGAAATCCTCATCTGTGCCTTTCAAATTATTTATCGCTTCCCCCAAATTGGAGATTTTGAATGATTGTTTTTTTCCTAGATAATTGATATCCATCATACATTCCTCCTTTTTACTCTAAATCCTAAATCTCTTGCAAAATAATCTTTGTCTTCCAATTGATCCACAGTTTTTCTACACATTTCAGGAAAAGCAAAATAGCTTCCTCCTTTTGTATTCGCAACTTCAGTTTTTGATTCAAAACATGCACACCATTCCCAAGCATTACCTTGCATATCATACAAACCGTATTGATTTGGCTTTAAAGTAGCTACTTGTTGTAATTGATTTTTTGAATTTTCACTATAAAGTGCAACTTTCATAAAAGCTTCATTATGATGCTCATAATCAAATGGATCTAGCTGATCATCAGCATATAACTCCCACTCTTCTTTTGTAAGTAGTTCTGTATCTGTTACCTCGCAAAAATACTGTGCCTCATACCAAGTAATATTTACTACAGGAAATTTTTCTTCCCCAATATTATATTGATGATTTTTGAATACTCTCTTATACTGTTCATTTGTTATCATTGTTTTTGAAATGAATAATTCTCCACATTTTGCAAAATCTTCTATTGTGAAACAATCTGATATTTGATTATTAATTGACATTTTTAGCAAAGAACTATTTAATACTTTTTGTCGTCCATATCCTTTTATCGATACTATGTTTCTTGATTGATCACATAGAATAACAGGTATCTCATTAAAGTTAACATTGCTAAGAATCTCAAAGATCTTTATTGTTGGTTTTTGGGCATTTCTTAAACTAATAATCAAATGCCAAAAATTTTCGCTTGGATGAAATTCTGCATCTACTTTTGTGAAAATCGGTGGATGTCTTAAATGAGTATGGAAAACACCAATTTTTTTCAATTTATTTTTAATGATGTATTTTTCAATAGCTACACTTTCTTGAATTGATGACAGAAAACCGGCATTGAGATTATTTTCATAATATTTACCAAATTTATTAAACCTCTCCATCACATTTTCTTCTTTTCTTGAGTCTTCACTAAAAATATAATAATCAGTTGCAATTTCTTCATCTTCTTTTGAAAAAAAATAGCCGAACGTTTTCTTAGGATAAAAATCTTGTATTTCTGAAATAAATTTTTGATATGTGTTAGCTTCAATTTTTGCTTTCATCATTGTTACTTCTCCTTTTAAAAATTTATTAACCATATTAATAGCCCAATAATTTGCATAGTCAACACCTCCTTATTGGTCTATTATAATTTTGAAAAACCTAAATTATAGAAAATGTACCTCATACCGACATTTCATAAAAAACTAGTCGCTTATTTTTCCATTTGATTCAAGGTGTTACATGACGTAAAATATAACTATTAGAGAGTAGGATAATTCAAATCATAAGGAGAATAATTATGGAAATTGGACCATTACTAAAAAAAATACGTAATAGCAAGAATATGACTCAAGAATCATTAGCTACTGGTATCATCTCAAGAAGTCACCTTTCAGAATTAGAGAACAGTAACTACTATTGCTCTTACGATAAATTTATTTTGTTACTTAGAAAATTAAATGTCAGTTTAATGGAGTTTGAAGAACTTTTAAACCAAAGTATTTTTTTTGAAGAAGAATCGCTTTTAAAAAAACTAATGCAAGCAAACAATAGTCAAAACGAACGTGACCTAAAAATGGTTCAAAAAAAAATAAATTCTTACATTAAAAAAAGTAATAACCCCTCTTCTAGAATAATACATGCTCAAATTCTTTGTGAAGCCATTATTGAATATCGGAAACACGGAAAAATATGTAATCCTGAGAGATTTGCACCGCTAAAAGAATACCTAACCGCTTGTAACGATTGGGGCTATTATGAAATAAATTTACTTAATAACTCTTTATTTGTTTATGATGTTGATACTGCTATAACCCTTTCATCTTCCCTCATTATGAATTGCCAAAAAACTCAATCAGTAATGACAAAAGAAGTTTTAATTTTGACCTTGATTAATATGAGCGATTATCTGTTAAAATTAGATTTAAATAGAGAATCTTTAAAATATAGCAGACTAGCTATTAAATTATGTGAAAATACAAACAGGTTATTTGAAAAATGTCTTGCTTCAATCAATGCCGCACTTGCTCAAACAAAAATAGATAAGTCTCCCCAACCCAAAATAGAGACATGGATTGAGTTCCTTCGTTTTTCTGGCTACCATGATTTAGCAAATCAGATTGATAAAGAAGTTGCTGATATTGTTTTGGATTAGTTTAGTTATCCTTTGAAAGCTAGACGATTAATCCCTAATTTACTATGTTACTAATATCTTTTAACGTAATACTTATACTTTTATCTATCAAATTTTCCTAACGAATTCGAAATTTTCATTCCCTTTTTTCTCTGTTCGCCTTGATTCTCGTTGTTGATTTATTTATACTTAGTGTATAGAATGGAAATAAAAAAGCTGAGTAAGTCCTGATTCAGAACATCACTCAACTTTATGACAATTTAATCCTTGGCACCTTTTTGTTTGGCTGGCACCGAACGGAAATGGTCTTGAAAACATCAGTAAATGTCTACGCAAGTATGCCAATAGTAAATGAATCACTAGTTTTTTTGTTGTGTCTCTTTTTTGAGCTACAACTAGAAAGGATTACTAGGTTTCTTTAAGGTACTATTGACTTATTCAGGTATTGGACATTGCGCCAATGCCTTTTTTGTTTCTATTCTAGGTCTGATTTTTGTCGATGGTGGTGATAATGAAACGTAACGATGTACAGGTTTAAAAATAGAAAAATAAAAAACGGCACCTTACAACCTGACTGGCATCACGTTGCAAGGCCCCGAATAAGCAGCAGTAACTGCATAATCGAGTTGCCGATAGCGCGTACCGAAGTACTCGCATGTTTTATTGTACTTAATTTTGATTGATTTTACTAGTCTCTTTGCTGGATTCTTTCATCTTTTTGGCGATTTCATGTGTTCTTTGGCGAACTATTGCACACGATGAGGCACAGATAGGTCTGATCGTTTTTTATTTTCCTGTTGGTTTTTCAAAAAAAAATAGGAATGGATGTGTAGTGATGAGTAAAGAACAGAATTTGAAGGCGGTACCTTATCAGGATATTTTGGATGTGCGGAGTGAGTTGATCAAGCTAAGGTCTTGGCAGAAGTCGTTGGTTTATTTGGATGAGTTTTTTGATGGGAAGGTTACGAGGAATAAGAAAGATATGCGGATGCGGTATTATTCTTGTCAGCAGTTGTATCAGGTTTTTTCTGGGGATTTTGAGGGGGTATTGAAGGAGAGTGAGGAGATTGTAGCGAGGATGGTTCAGAGAGGGAAAATGTAAACATACACGCACTATTTAGGAACATCTCTATCAAAAAGAAAACAAGCCCTATTTTAGTTTTTAAACTTAAATTAAGGTCTTGTTTTCATCTTTTCATTTTATAGACTAGAAATAATCTAAAGACAAACAATCTACTTATTCATAATTTTACAATATAACTTGAAAAAAGTTCTTTTAAATCTGAAACTAAAAATTGATCGTAGTTCAAATAATCCTGAAAGAGTATTTTTTCTTCACAAGGAGTATAAAATATCTCTCCATATTCTGAAATACGTACATCATAACATTCTGTTTTATCATCAGAAATGTCATATCTCTTACTAACATATTTTAGTCCGATATCTTTCATTATATCCATTTCTTGCATATATAATTCTCCATAATTTAGTACAATAAACAACATCATGGGGTCATTATTAAAATGCTGCAATAAAATGTCTTTTAAAGATATTTCTTTAAAATTATATTCTATATTTCCTCGATATATTTGCGCTGATTCATAATCTTTATGATCTATCATAATTTCATATGTAGGTTCTATTCCATATATTATACATTCCAATATACTTTCAGGATTTGTCATAGAAACAAAAATCGTATAGTTGTCGTAGTTCTCTTCTAATTCATTAAAAATACAAGTAAAATGTTGCTTCCAAATTTTATTACCGTAAAAAGCATTCTTTGCAGTGCTAAACACCTCTTTCAGTTTTGCCAAATAGTTAGAATTGGCGTAATCATAAAAGAAAACATAGTTTGTATCGTTTAACCCTGCTGTATCTTGAACTATTTTATTTACTGTATATAAATGGTCTTTAGCAAAAGATCCTCCACAAACATGATGCTCAATCTTCCAATCAGAATTCAACATATTCAAAAATTTCTCTGGATAGCCAATCTCAGATGTATCACAATATGATCGGTTGATTACCTCCCCTAATATTGCTTGTTCTATCTCTCCCTGTAATTCTTCTCCATCACAATATTGCTCTATTTCTAATAATTTTTCATATAAATTTTCATAATCTATTAAGTCATGTTTACTCTGCTTTTTACAAAATTCTATATAATTACTAATTGGTACTTTTTGGAAAGCTAGATATATTCCTTTTGGATAGATAACCTGATTATTTGTGCCTTGATAATTTAGATTTAATAAAATATATTCCTTAATACCCACTTGTTCTAAAAGATAACCTATTATTGATAATTCATCATCTATACAACGTTTGGATTCATAGAGAAAAATATGTTGAATTCTTGATATTTTTCTTTGAATAGGATTAGGTAGTGGTTTTATCTTTCTTTTAGCTATTGGTATGAAATTATTATTGACTTCGATCTCATAACCTTCAACTAGTAAATCAGTCTCTAATACAAATTGAGAAAAAGGAACCAATAATTCATCCCAAGTTGTAGAAATTAAGATAACTCTAATTTCGCTTTGCTTAATATATAGATTTCTTTTTAATAAAGCTGAATATTTGAAAATTTCGTGTAACGCTTGTCGTGCAGCTTGATTACTTCTTTTTATTTCAATAATCACGTAGTTCCCTTGCTTATCTTTAGCTAGTAAATCTACATATCCTTTTGTCCCATCATTATTGGGTAATAAGTATTCTTTTCCAATTAAACTTAGTTCATCCGATAAAAAGTTTAAATTTTCTGCTAAATAATCCCGAATTTGGGACTCCATTTCCAAACCTCCTTCATAGGTTGAATCAAAATTTCTATACAAAAATAGTATTGAAATTTGATAATTCATTCCAATACTATTCTTATTTTATAAGTTTCCAACATATCCTCTACCTGACACAGCTCTATTCAAGATAAATTGGAAAATTGTTTCTGTCTTATTTTGAAAAACTTCTTTATCGTATGAATCTGGTAGGGCTTTATCAAGTACTGTTTCTATTTTATTTTTCACTCGTTGTTTTGGCTGTTCATCTTTAAACCAGTCGACACTCAAAAATTTTCCGTTTTCTTTCATCAACGAATGATACAATTGAGTGGCTGCTGATTTCACTTGCTTTTCTTCTTCTTTTGTTAGTTTTTCTTTCAAGAGTAAATCATATAAAACCAATTCTTCTTCGGAAAGATGTTCTGTTGACGCACGTGCATCTTCTTTTTTCAAATCTTTTACAAATTTCTTTAACTCTTCAAAATAATTCTCATTTGCTGTAGCACCCGCATTATATCCTTGAACTAATTTTTCGTACCTTTGAGCAAAAGAAACTCTTGTTTCATTCTTATTTAGCATTGCTTCTAATTTTTGTTCGATAAAGTTTCTCAACTCAACCAATTCAATGTTTACATATTCTGATTTCTGAATTTTTGCAATCAGGGATTCCACATCTAACTCTGAAAGCGAGATTGTTTTATTATCATAATCAACATCTGAATCTTCTTTGATATAAAATAAATTCTCTGAATCCACACTCACATCCAATAACCCTTCAACTTTCACTTGTGCATCTTCAATTCTTTCATTTTGAATCAAATTCCCCATCAGTTTTGACATGTATTGAACTAGCTTAAAGATACGATTATCCCAATCATATTGGAAAATTTCAGGACAAGAAGCATCATAAATATTCTTTAATAAATTCGTATAAATAATAAATTGCGCTTTTTGTTCATCTGTTGCTAGAACAACATTAACTGCAGATTTTATCTTACAAGTTTTTGAAAATACATCTTCAGTATTTACTATTTCCATTAAATCAATATTTAAGGATGTACAAAAATGAATAATTTCTTCCTGAGTTAAGACAAGCATCTCAACCAGCTCATCTACTTGTTTTACTGGCAAGTCTAATTCAGCCTCATGATGAGAACCGCCGTAGTCTTTCAGGGCTTTTTTCATATAATGGAAAATATTCACATGATCTACAATCAAGCCATTGATCTTAATCCCACGTTTATCATCTGAATAAACACGATTCGCACGGGCAATGGCTTGCATTAATGTGTGGCTCTTCATTGGTTTATCTAAATAAAGCGTTGAAACCGAAGGCGCATCAAAGCCAGTTAGCCACATAGCGGTTACAAAAACCAACTGTAACGGATGATCTGGATCTTTGAATTGTTCTTCAATATCACGACCTTCGTCATCCACTTGATGATATCTTTTTCTAAGTTGCATAATATCTAAGCCAAACCGTTCAAACTTTTCTTCTTCTCCGCTTTCTTCGCTTACCACAACAGCCATTTCGACGCTATTCATGAATGTTTTCTCTTTTACTAAAGCTTCTTTCTCTTCTTGAGATTGTGCTCGTTGTAACTCAGAATTAATGGCTCGTATTCTTTTTTTCC is a window encoding:
- a CDS encoding HesA/MoeB/ThiF family protein, whose amino-acid sequence is MRYERQLLMSQIGETGQKSLKESSVAVIGAGGLGSPILLYLTAAGIGNICIIDDDILEVSNLNRQIIHNEHRLGEAKALSAEKSLNKLNSTTKILSNQVRLTKENILEVIGKPDLIIDAVDNVETRVLLNKFSLKYHIPIVFGAVESMTGYLLYVDPNKANTPCYECLFPKDQKTTQKKVPIIGCTAGVVGSWQASEAIKILTGQKMNTELIYINLENNQIQKIAVQQRKNCMCNQYRHQDNQEI
- a CDS encoding SUMF1/EgtB/PvdO family nonheme iron enzyme, with the protein product MMKAKIEANTYQKFISEIQDFYPKKTFGYFFSKEDEEIATDYYIFSEDSRKEENVMERFNKFGKYYENNLNAGFLSSIQESVAIEKYIIKNKLKKIGVFHTHLRHPPIFTKVDAEFHPSENFWHLIISLRNAQKPTIKIFEILSNVNFNEIPVILCDQSRNIVSIKGYGRQKVLNSSLLKMSINNQISDCFTIEDFAKCGELFISKTMITNEQYKRVFKNHQYNIGEEKFPVVNITWYEAQYFCEVTDTELLTKEEWELYADDQLDPFDYEHHNEAFMKVALYSENSKNQLQQVATLKPNQYGLYDMQGNAWEWCACFESKTEVANTKGGSYFAFPEMCRKTVDQLEDKDYFARDLGFRVKRRNV
- a CDS encoding helix-turn-helix domain-containing protein, whose product is MEIGPLLKKIRNSKNMTQESLATGIISRSHLSELENSNYYCSYDKFILLLRKLNVSLMEFEELLNQSIFFEEESLLKKLMQANNSQNERDLKMVQKKINSYIKKSNNPSSRIIHAQILCEAIIEYRKHGKICNPERFAPLKEYLTACNDWGYYEINLLNNSLFVYDVDTAITLSSSLIMNCQKTQSVMTKEVLILTLINMSDYLLKLDLNRESLKYSRLAIKLCENTNRLFEKCLASINAALAQTKIDKSPQPKIETWIEFLRFSGYHDLANQIDKEVADIVLD
- a CDS encoding endonuclease NucS domain-containing protein — translated: MESQIRDYLAENLNFLSDELSLIGKEYLLPNNDGTKGYVDLLAKDKQGNYVIIEIKRSNQAARQALHEIFKYSALLKRNLYIKQSEIRVILISTTWDELLVPFSQFVLETDLLVEGYEIEVNNNFIPIAKRKIKPLPNPIQRKISRIQHIFLYESKRCIDDELSIIGYLLEQVGIKEYILLNLNYQGTNNQVIYPKGIYLAFQKVPISNYIEFCKKQSKHDLIDYENLYEKLLEIEQYCDGEELQGEIEQAILGEVINRSYCDTSEIGYPEKFLNMLNSDWKIEHHVCGGSFAKDHLYTVNKIVQDTAGLNDTNYVFFYDYANSNYLAKLKEVFSTAKNAFYGNKIWKQHFTCIFNELEENYDNYTIFVSMTNPESILECIIYGIEPTYEIMIDHKDYESAQIYRGNIEYNFKEISLKDILLQHFNNDPMMLFIVLNYGELYMQEMDIMKDIGLKYVSKRYDISDDKTECYDVRISEYGEIFYTPCEEKILFQDYLNYDQFLVSDLKELFSSYIVKL